From the Leifsonia sp. AG29 genome, one window contains:
- a CDS encoding RrF2 family transcriptional regulator, translated as MELPQSTEWALHCCWLLAQTDEGVVLSRRRLAEFFELPEPYLAKVLKQLVDGGILTSVPGAGGGYRLGRPASQLTALQVVTAIDGGGSLFHCTEIRQRGPVGLTAEQCTQPCGIARVMHEAELAWRRQLAATTVADLIENAASASQARAARWLGPLARPEIAGRAHQQPSGNERKKESR; from the coding sequence ATGGAATTGCCCCAGAGCACTGAATGGGCCCTGCACTGCTGCTGGCTCCTCGCCCAGACCGACGAGGGCGTCGTCCTCTCGCGTCGTCGCCTCGCCGAGTTCTTCGAACTGCCCGAGCCGTACCTGGCGAAGGTGCTCAAGCAGCTCGTCGACGGCGGCATCCTCACCTCGGTGCCCGGCGCCGGCGGCGGGTACCGACTCGGGCGACCGGCGTCGCAGCTCACGGCCCTCCAGGTCGTCACGGCGATCGACGGAGGCGGCTCGCTGTTCCACTGCACCGAGATCCGCCAGCGCGGACCGGTCGGCCTCACGGCCGAGCAGTGCACGCAGCCCTGCGGCATCGCCCGCGTGATGCACGAGGCGGAACTCGCGTGGCGGCGACAGCTCGCGGCCACGACCGTCGCCGATCTGATCGAGAACGCGGCTTCGGCCTCCCAGGCCAGAGCGGCCCGCTGGCTCGGGCCGCTGGCTCGGCCGGAGATCGCCGGTCGCGCCCACCAGCAACCATCCGGCAACGAACGAAAGAAGGAAAGCCGATGA
- a CDS encoding aldo/keto reductase yields the protein MRTTTLGADGPEVGVIGLGAMGMSFAYDMASERDEATSIAVIHEALDLGMTLIDTADVYGPFTNEELVGRALADRRDRAVLATKVGLEAVDPTGGPGGSPVTRKNGRPEHVRAAIDESLRRLRTDRLDLWQLHRVDPDVPIEETWGAMAEAVRAGKVRHLGLSEIDLTVELIRRAQAVHPVAAVQGEFSLWTRDLQADVLPYLQSEGIALIPFSPLGRGFLTGRFSSFDELPRNDQRRRLPRFQEENLAVNLRIAQTVRELADRIGVTPAQLALAWILAQGEHIVPIPGTKTPKYLRDNAGAAGVRLDAADLGVLNDLPAPVGARY from the coding sequence ATGCGGACCACCACCCTCGGGGCGGACGGACCGGAGGTCGGGGTGATCGGGCTCGGCGCGATGGGCATGAGCTTCGCCTACGACATGGCCTCGGAACGGGACGAGGCCACCTCCATCGCCGTCATCCACGAAGCCCTCGATCTCGGGATGACGCTCATCGACACGGCGGACGTCTACGGGCCGTTCACCAACGAGGAGCTCGTCGGCCGGGCGCTGGCCGATCGCCGCGACCGTGCCGTGCTCGCGACGAAGGTGGGCCTGGAGGCGGTGGACCCCACCGGGGGCCCGGGAGGATCACCCGTCACGCGGAAGAACGGACGGCCGGAGCACGTGCGGGCGGCGATCGACGAGAGCCTCCGCCGCCTGCGGACCGACCGTCTCGACCTGTGGCAGCTGCATCGCGTCGACCCGGACGTCCCGATCGAGGAGACCTGGGGCGCCATGGCGGAGGCGGTTCGAGCGGGCAAGGTGCGCCACCTGGGGCTGTCGGAGATCGATCTCACGGTCGAGCTGATCCGCCGCGCTCAGGCCGTGCACCCCGTCGCGGCGGTGCAGGGGGAGTTCTCGCTCTGGACGCGCGACCTCCAGGCCGACGTGCTGCCCTACCTGCAGTCGGAGGGGATCGCCCTCATCCCGTTCTCCCCGCTCGGCCGCGGATTCCTCACCGGGCGGTTCTCCTCATTCGACGAGCTGCCCCGCAACGACCAGCGCCGTCGGCTCCCGCGTTTCCAGGAGGAGAATCTGGCCGTCAACCTGCGGATCGCCCAGACCGTCCGCGAGCTGGCGGATCGGATCGGCGTCACTCCGGCCCAGCTGGCCCTCGCCTGGATTCTCGCCCAGGGCGAGCACATCGTCCCGATTCCGGGAACCAAGACGCCTAAATACCTGCGCGACAACGCCGGTGCCGCTGGCGTTCGGCTCGACGCGGCGGACCTCGGCGTGCTCAACGACCTCCCCGCACCGGTAGGCGCTCGCTACTGA
- a CDS encoding TetR/AcrR family transcriptional regulator translates to MGRKSDARERILAAGADLFGRRSYSSIGVAEICAAAGVPKGSFYYFFPSKQALALEVVNEHWEWQRGVWRSILTAPEPIVERLRGLFVATAEMQSEALAGTGAVVGCLFGNLALELSSEDDPVRDRLQQIFEEQIDIVEAALREAQAAGQLQVADLREAAKAIVAQIEGLVLLAKLYNDPGQLDSLWRNSMRLLGLAEEAHA, encoded by the coding sequence ATGGGACGCAAATCGGACGCGCGGGAGCGCATTCTGGCCGCGGGGGCCGATCTGTTCGGCCGCCGGTCGTACTCGAGCATCGGCGTGGCCGAGATCTGCGCCGCCGCGGGGGTGCCGAAGGGGAGCTTCTACTACTTCTTCCCGTCGAAGCAGGCGCTCGCCCTCGAGGTGGTGAATGAGCACTGGGAGTGGCAGCGAGGCGTGTGGAGGAGCATCCTGACCGCCCCCGAACCCATCGTCGAGCGGCTCCGCGGCCTGTTCGTGGCGACCGCCGAGATGCAGAGCGAGGCCCTGGCGGGCACCGGTGCGGTGGTCGGCTGCCTGTTCGGAAACCTCGCGCTCGAACTGAGCTCGGAGGACGACCCCGTCCGTGACCGGCTCCAGCAGATCTTCGAGGAGCAGATCGACATCGTCGAGGCGGCGCTCCGGGAGGCGCAGGCGGCCGGCCAGCTCCAGGTCGCCGATCTCCGCGAGGCGGCGAAGGCGATCGTCGCCCAGATCGAAGGGCTCGTGCTCCTGGCGAAGCTCTACAACGACCCGGGGCAGCTCGACAGTCTGTGGCGCAACAGCATGCGCCTCCTCGGGCTCGCCGAGGAGGCGCACGCCTGA
- a CDS encoding SDR family NAD(P)-dependent oxidoreductase, which yields MHARKVAVITGASQGIGAGLVEGYLGLGYAVVANSRSIAPRDEENLVTVAGDISDPEVAERIASTAVSRFGRIDTLVNNAGIFIAKPFTEYTQEDFATALGINLGGFFHITQKAIADMLDRGFGHVVNVTTTLQESANSNVPSGLASLTKGGLASVVKSLAVEYAARGIRVNAVSPGIIKTPMHAEETHGFFAGLHPMQQMGTIDDVVRGVLYLEQAPFVTGEFLHVDGGQSAGN from the coding sequence ATGCACGCACGCAAGGTCGCCGTCATCACCGGCGCATCGCAGGGCATCGGCGCCGGACTCGTCGAGGGCTACCTCGGTCTCGGGTACGCCGTCGTGGCCAACTCCCGATCGATCGCCCCGCGCGACGAGGAGAACCTCGTCACGGTCGCCGGCGACATCTCCGACCCGGAGGTCGCCGAGCGCATCGCCTCCACCGCTGTCTCCCGGTTCGGCCGGATCGACACCCTCGTGAACAACGCCGGCATCTTCATCGCGAAGCCTTTCACCGAGTACACGCAGGAGGACTTCGCCACCGCGCTGGGGATCAACCTGGGCGGCTTCTTCCACATCACGCAGAAGGCCATCGCCGACATGCTCGACCGCGGCTTCGGCCACGTCGTGAACGTCACCACCACCCTGCAGGAGAGCGCGAACTCCAACGTCCCGTCGGGCCTCGCTTCGCTGACCAAGGGAGGCCTCGCCTCCGTGGTGAAGTCGCTCGCCGTCGAGTACGCGGCCCGCGGCATCCGGGTCAACGCGGTCTCCCCCGGCATCATCAAGACGCCGATGCACGCCGAGGAGACGCACGGGTTCTTCGCCGGGCTGCACCCGATGCAGCAGATGGGCACCATCGACGACGTCGTTCGCGGCGTCCTCTACCTCGAGCAGGCGCCGTTCGTGACGGGCGAGTTCCTGCACGTCGACGGTGGACAGAGCGCAGGGAACTGA
- a CDS encoding SgcJ/EcaC family oxidoreductase, which yields MSEQSSILEGVLEVWARDVREHNPERVASYFTEDAVFQGFDPRHTVGRPGITAYYDKQPVGLDPDYRVQEVRPLGDDAFLAFVDIDFARPSGEVIPTHLTLALVRDGAEWLIEQYHVSKIGA from the coding sequence ATGAGCGAGCAGAGCAGCATCCTCGAGGGCGTGCTCGAGGTGTGGGCGCGGGACGTCCGCGAGCACAACCCCGAGCGGGTGGCCTCGTACTTCACGGAGGACGCCGTCTTCCAGGGCTTCGACCCCCGTCACACGGTCGGGCGACCGGGAATCACGGCCTACTACGACAAGCAGCCGGTCGGCCTGGACCCGGACTACCGGGTGCAGGAGGTGCGCCCTCTCGGCGACGACGCGTTCCTCGCGTTCGTCGACATCGACTTCGCCCGCCCCTCGGGGGAGGTCATCCCGACGCACCTCACGCTCGCTCTCGTCCGAGACGGCGCCGAGTGGCTCATCGAGCAGTACCACGTGTCGAAGATCGGCGCGTAG
- a CDS encoding muconolactone Delta-isomerase family protein: MEFFVDMVTTVPDGTTPEEVAAMREREAARAAELAHEGSLRRLWWPPLAEGEWRSWGIFSASDASALEEALASMPLRAWRRDTVTPLTPHPNDPGLGRP, translated from the coding sequence ATGGAGTTCTTCGTCGACATGGTGACGACCGTCCCGGACGGCACCACACCGGAGGAGGTCGCCGCGATGCGCGAGCGCGAAGCGGCGCGGGCCGCCGAGCTCGCGCACGAGGGCAGCCTCCGCCGGCTGTGGTGGCCGCCTCTGGCCGAGGGCGAATGGCGCAGCTGGGGCATCTTCTCCGCGTCCGACGCCTCCGCCCTCGAGGAGGCGCTCGCCTCGATGCCGCTGCGGGCGTGGCGACGGGACACGGTCACCCCGCTCACCCCGCACCCCAACGACCCGGGGCTCGGGCGGCCGTAG
- a CDS encoding class I SAM-dependent methyltransferase, with protein MSTPDRTRERLIETYRRKAAHYDTTSRLYPVPGYPQHSQRLRAVAALGLREGDTVVEVACGTGLNFGLVEGAIGSSGRLIGVDLTDAMLARAAARVHANGWSNVTLVQSDAAEFAFPGGVGGILSTYALTQVPGSAAVIAHGAAALNTGRRWAVLDLKLPDGMPRWLSRLGSAVVPTSASLDEWVARRPWEAIRRALDEELDAVSWTELCFGTAFLAVGCGGPRAPEGVQRRK; from the coding sequence ATGAGCACGCCGGACCGCACGAGAGAGCGCCTCATCGAGACCTATCGCCGCAAAGCCGCGCATTACGACACGACCTCCCGGCTCTACCCGGTGCCCGGATACCCGCAGCACTCGCAGCGCCTCCGAGCGGTCGCCGCGCTGGGGCTGCGAGAGGGAGACACGGTGGTGGAGGTCGCCTGCGGGACGGGTCTCAACTTCGGGCTCGTCGAGGGCGCGATCGGGTCCTCCGGCCGCCTCATCGGCGTCGACCTGACCGACGCGATGCTCGCGCGGGCCGCGGCCCGGGTGCACGCGAACGGGTGGAGCAACGTGACCCTGGTGCAGTCGGACGCCGCCGAGTTCGCATTCCCGGGCGGAGTCGGCGGGATCCTCTCGACCTACGCCCTCACGCAGGTGCCCGGGAGTGCTGCTGTCATCGCGCACGGCGCCGCCGCGCTGAACACCGGAAGACGCTGGGCCGTGCTCGATCTCAAGCTGCCCGACGGCATGCCCCGTTGGCTGTCGAGACTCGGCTCCGCGGTCGTGCCGACCTCCGCCTCCCTCGACGAATGGGTCGCACGGCGGCCGTGGGAGGCGATCCGGCGTGCGCTGGATGAGGAGCTCGACGCCGTCTCCTGGACCGAGCTCTGCTTCGGGACGGCCTTCCTCGCGGTCGGGTGCGGAGGCCCCCGCGCTCCGGAGGGGGTCCAGCGGCGCAAGTGA
- a CDS encoding SRPBCC family protein, translating to MIRTESRVIVAGSIGDVWDYLCDVGRWPEWAPTVVDCRVRGGGALRPGGWIEQRAKDAGLGHRRVERVTGIVPPTSLTFAGTMWTMPSRWGMRLAAVGDRHTVALMWVEVDVPRILRAFPGRALRHSIERVGAIEMAGVKAAVEGATREDAGSR from the coding sequence ATGATCCGAACCGAGAGCCGCGTCATCGTCGCCGGGAGCATCGGCGACGTCTGGGACTACCTGTGCGATGTGGGGCGGTGGCCGGAGTGGGCGCCCACCGTGGTCGACTGCCGGGTACGCGGGGGAGGCGCGCTGCGGCCGGGCGGCTGGATCGAGCAGCGGGCGAAGGACGCCGGGCTGGGGCACCGGCGCGTCGAGCGCGTGACCGGGATCGTGCCTCCGACCTCCCTGACCTTCGCGGGCACGATGTGGACGATGCCTTCCCGATGGGGCATGCGCTTGGCGGCCGTGGGCGACCGGCACACCGTCGCCCTGATGTGGGTGGAGGTGGACGTGCCACGGATCCTGCGCGCCTTCCCCGGTCGTGCTCTGCGACACAGCATCGAGCGGGTGGGTGCGATCGAGATGGCGGGGGTCAAGGCCGCGGTGGAGGGTGCAACCCGCGAGGATGCGGGATCGCGATGA
- a CDS encoding alkyl/aryl-sulfatase, with amino-acid sequence MVDDDENLAPKPATEHTRARNEAARRGLPLGDRRDYEDAARGFIGTLDDARIIGPGGATVRDLAAHDFLDASADAPDTVHPSLWRHAQVNHHSGLFEVMEGVYQVRGLDLANMTLVEGDAGVIVIDPLSFSETAAAALALYRRHRGDRPVTALVYTHSHADHFAGSRAIVGDATDIPVIAPHGFLYEAAAENVFAGTAMTRRAIYMYGLMLPPGPQGQVDAGLANALANLGSATLVPPTDLVRETGETRTVDGVEMVFQMAPGTEAPAEFLIHFPELRLLCAAEDLNHLMHNLYTLRGAQVRDAAAWWKVLNESIRLFGDATDVVVGQHGWPRWGGADIRAYLADQRDLYKFIHDETLRLANRGLTMTEIAEELRLPGGLDREWYSHGYYGSLSHNAKGVYQRYLGWYDSHPAHLHQLPPADAGPRYVEFMGGAEAVLDKARASFDAGDYRWVAEVLTHVVFADPANREAALLQADALEQLGYQSENPTWRNEYLMGAFELRHGVRDLGEIQLATPDVFAAMTPEMILDFAGIKLDAGKAGDSAVAIAWTLTDAPGGPTTYLLELRNGVLVYTAGASAGPVQASVSSTKSGLASLLFGGAPFDDAVASGDAAVSGDSDAVSRLFAMFDEFPLWFPIVQP; translated from the coding sequence ATGGTGGACGACGACGAGAACCTGGCGCCGAAGCCGGCGACGGAGCACACCCGTGCGCGGAACGAGGCCGCACGTCGCGGTCTGCCGCTGGGTGACAGACGCGACTACGAGGACGCCGCCCGCGGCTTCATCGGCACTCTCGACGATGCGCGCATCATCGGGCCCGGGGGAGCCACGGTGCGCGACCTCGCTGCTCACGACTTCCTCGACGCCTCCGCCGACGCACCCGACACCGTTCATCCGAGCCTCTGGCGGCACGCGCAGGTGAACCACCACTCCGGCCTCTTCGAGGTCATGGAGGGGGTTTACCAGGTGCGCGGGCTCGACCTCGCCAACATGACCTTGGTGGAGGGCGATGCGGGTGTCATCGTGATCGACCCGCTGAGCTTCAGCGAGACGGCGGCAGCGGCCCTGGCGCTCTACCGGCGCCACCGCGGCGACCGGCCGGTGACTGCGCTCGTCTACACGCACAGCCATGCCGACCACTTCGCCGGCTCGCGCGCGATCGTCGGCGACGCGACCGACATCCCCGTCATCGCGCCGCACGGCTTCCTGTACGAGGCGGCCGCCGAGAACGTGTTCGCCGGGACCGCCATGACGCGCCGGGCGATCTACATGTACGGCCTGATGCTCCCGCCCGGACCGCAAGGCCAGGTCGACGCGGGGCTCGCGAACGCCCTCGCGAACCTCGGCAGCGCCACCCTCGTGCCTCCCACCGACCTCGTGCGCGAGACCGGCGAGACGCGGACGGTCGACGGGGTCGAGATGGTCTTCCAGATGGCGCCCGGCACCGAAGCCCCGGCGGAGTTCCTCATCCATTTCCCGGAGCTGCGCCTCCTCTGCGCGGCCGAGGACCTCAACCACCTCATGCACAACCTGTACACGCTGCGCGGCGCGCAGGTGCGCGACGCGGCAGCGTGGTGGAAGGTCCTCAACGAGTCGATCCGCCTCTTCGGCGACGCCACCGATGTCGTCGTGGGCCAGCACGGCTGGCCGCGCTGGGGTGGGGCCGACATCCGCGCATACCTCGCGGATCAGCGCGACCTCTACAAGTTCATCCACGACGAGACCCTCCGTCTCGCCAATCGCGGGCTCACCATGACCGAGATCGCGGAGGAGCTCCGGCTCCCGGGCGGTCTCGACCGGGAGTGGTACAGCCACGGCTACTACGGATCGCTCAGCCACAACGCCAAAGGGGTCTACCAGCGCTATCTCGGCTGGTACGACTCGCACCCGGCGCACCTCCATCAACTGCCGCCCGCCGATGCCGGTCCCCGCTACGTCGAGTTCATGGGAGGAGCGGAGGCGGTGCTCGACAAGGCGCGCGCCTCCTTCGACGCGGGCGACTACCGCTGGGTCGCCGAGGTGCTCACCCACGTCGTCTTCGCCGACCCCGCCAACCGGGAGGCCGCGCTGTTGCAGGCCGACGCGCTCGAACAACTCGGCTATCAGTCCGAGAATCCGACGTGGCGCAACGAGTACCTCATGGGCGCCTTCGAGCTGAGGCACGGCGTCCGTGACCTCGGAGAGATCCAATTGGCCACGCCCGACGTGTTCGCCGCGATGACGCCCGAGATGATCCTCGACTTCGCCGGCATCAAGCTCGACGCCGGCAAGGCGGGCGACAGCGCGGTCGCCATCGCCTGGACGCTGACCGACGCTCCGGGCGGCCCCACGACCTACCTGCTCGAGCTGCGCAACGGCGTGCTCGTCTACACAGCCGGTGCTTCCGCCGGCCCGGTGCAGGCATCCGTGAGCTCGACGAAGAGCGGGCTCGCCTCCCTGCTCTTCGGTGGAGCCCCGTTCGATGACGCCGTCGCATCGGGAGACGCGGCGGTGTCCGGCGACAGCGACGCCGTGTCGCGACTCTTCGCGATGTTCGACGAGTTCCCTCTGTGGTTCCCCATCGTGCAGCCCTGA
- a CDS encoding thiamine pyrophosphate-binding protein, producing MTTTSAAATASAGPAGADDRELRAAEAAGVALDNAGLAVLQTIRAYGVDTVFGIPGTHNLEFYRHLPRLGIRAVTSRHEQGAGYAADGWAQRTGMPGVVITTSGPGLLNALSAAGTAYCESRPLIILSPGVARGAEFADVGTLHETKDATAASGAIVEWSRRVGSAAEAVEAVHDAFRLFRTGRPRPVHIELPLDVLEGAADVPASDREARPAPPLVTADPEGVARAARILADATHPVIVAGGGATRAGAALTALAERLGAPVVTTLNGKGTVPESHPLSVGAELRLAAAQELVNGSDGVLIVGAKIGEAELWGGVIAPTGPVVRVDILESQGQKNVAGDVVLVGHAEAVVPQLSLAIGEAPAGPGRPGARCDVDAVRALCAEQAGAFGETTDTAARRIAAVLPSDAIVAGDSSQITYLGMASAVRQDEPHAFLYTPAYATLGYGLPAAIGAAVAESARGSEARPVVAVVGDGALMFAVQELATAVEQGVDLTVVCYDNGGYGEIEQNEADRGIAPIGVRLTQPDWPALADAFGARGWPVRRLEDLEVVLREAQSAPGVNLVHVPARHFG from the coding sequence GTGACGACGACGAGCGCCGCTGCCACCGCCTCCGCGGGTCCGGCCGGTGCGGACGACCGCGAGCTCCGGGCCGCCGAGGCGGCCGGGGTGGCGCTCGACAACGCCGGGCTCGCGGTGCTGCAGACCATCCGCGCCTATGGGGTCGACACGGTCTTCGGGATTCCCGGGACCCACAACCTCGAGTTCTACCGGCACCTCCCTCGCCTCGGGATTCGCGCCGTGACCTCCCGTCACGAGCAGGGCGCGGGGTACGCGGCCGACGGCTGGGCGCAGCGGACCGGGATGCCGGGTGTTGTGATCACGACGTCCGGACCCGGCCTCCTGAACGCCCTGTCGGCCGCGGGGACCGCGTACTGCGAGTCGCGACCGCTCATCATCCTGTCGCCCGGCGTCGCCCGGGGTGCCGAGTTCGCCGATGTCGGGACGCTGCACGAGACCAAGGACGCGACCGCGGCGAGCGGGGCGATCGTGGAGTGGAGCCGCCGGGTCGGGTCGGCGGCCGAGGCGGTGGAGGCCGTCCACGACGCTTTCCGCCTGTTCCGCACAGGGCGTCCTCGGCCGGTCCACATCGAGCTGCCGCTCGACGTGCTGGAGGGTGCGGCCGACGTGCCCGCTTCCGACCGCGAGGCGCGCCCGGCGCCGCCTCTCGTGACAGCGGACCCTGAGGGGGTGGCGCGAGCCGCCCGCATCCTCGCCGACGCGACGCATCCCGTGATCGTCGCCGGTGGAGGCGCGACCCGCGCCGGCGCAGCGCTCACGGCGCTCGCGGAGCGGCTCGGCGCCCCCGTGGTCACCACCCTCAACGGGAAGGGCACCGTCCCCGAATCGCACCCGCTCTCGGTCGGGGCAGAGCTCCGCCTGGCGGCCGCGCAGGAGCTCGTCAACGGGTCGGACGGCGTACTGATCGTGGGCGCCAAGATCGGCGAGGCCGAGCTGTGGGGCGGGGTGATCGCCCCCACCGGCCCGGTGGTCCGAGTCGACATCCTCGAGAGCCAAGGGCAGAAGAACGTCGCGGGCGATGTGGTGCTCGTCGGCCACGCGGAGGCCGTCGTGCCCCAACTGTCCCTGGCCATCGGAGAGGCGCCGGCGGGACCAGGCCGGCCCGGTGCGCGGTGCGACGTCGACGCCGTCCGCGCGTTGTGCGCGGAGCAGGCCGGCGCATTCGGCGAGACCACGGACACGGCGGCCCGCCGCATTGCCGCCGTCCTTCCCAGCGATGCGATCGTCGCCGGCGATTCCTCCCAGATCACCTACCTCGGCATGGCCAGCGCCGTCCGGCAGGACGAACCTCACGCCTTCCTCTACACCCCGGCTTACGCGACGCTCGGCTACGGGCTGCCCGCGGCCATCGGTGCCGCGGTCGCCGAGTCGGCACGTGGGAGCGAGGCTCGGCCGGTCGTAGCGGTTGTCGGCGACGGTGCCCTGATGTTCGCGGTGCAGGAGTTAGCCACGGCCGTCGAGCAGGGGGTGGATCTCACGGTGGTCTGCTACGACAACGGAGGCTATGGCGAGATCGAGCAGAACGAGGCCGACCGGGGCATTGCGCCGATCGGGGTGCGCCTGACGCAGCCGGACTGGCCGGCGCTCGCCGACGCGTTCGGGGCCCGCGGGTGGCCCGTGCGGCGGCTCGAGGACCTCGAGGTCGTCCTGCGGGAGGCTCAATCCGCTCCCGGCGTCAACCTGGTGCACGTGCCGGCGCGGCACTTCGGGTGA
- a CDS encoding amidohydrolase, translating into MRKLSLPDRSLEEQGADIVVARRIRTLDPGDTVATAMLIVNGLVAATGTPEECQEAAKRYAAAPPRLHDLGDAVIVPGFIDPHAHPLMLGQMMSWVDCGPSKAGSIPEIVALLREAAETTPGDLPVRGYGYEQRNLAEQRHPTRFELDQVATDRQVYLMNASGHGGVVNSFTFETFGITRDTPDPEGGEFFRDADGELTGELSDAACNILTGVHGVKIGHHGPNFHLGDAPEEHVRQLATAQREFLEGGVTTIGDAQVSRREFDTYLRLAERKGLHLRASLYLLSHLLDDALEIGLHGQFGNAQLSVAGIKLYADGTLGGWTAYFPDGYVGDPCRTGQLYHEPAEYAALIARAHAAGLQTATHAQSPTAIEMVVSAIEEAQSAVPRPDARHRIEHCGLPTPEQIERMAVAGIRPVNQPQHYYNWGEGVEDAIGTPGERFNPLGEFVRAGVPVTLSSDAPVAQPRPLEAIQVAVTRVTRRGHKLGPDDLRIDVATALRGHTIEGARSIGREDDLGSLEVGKRADFAVLSADLDEVPAEEIGAIRVLETWIDGVRRHSLAVVAAGSLS; encoded by the coding sequence ATGCGCAAGCTCTCCCTGCCCGACCGCTCCCTCGAGGAGCAGGGCGCCGACATCGTCGTCGCCCGCCGCATCCGGACGCTCGACCCGGGCGACACCGTCGCCACGGCGATGCTCATCGTCAACGGCCTCGTCGCCGCCACCGGAACCCCGGAGGAGTGCCAGGAGGCGGCGAAGCGGTACGCCGCCGCGCCGCCGCGCCTCCACGACCTCGGCGACGCGGTGATCGTCCCCGGCTTCATCGACCCGCACGCGCACCCGCTGATGCTCGGGCAGATGATGAGCTGGGTGGACTGCGGGCCGTCCAAGGCGGGCAGCATCCCGGAGATCGTGGCGCTCCTCCGGGAGGCGGCCGAGACCACGCCGGGCGATCTCCCGGTCCGGGGCTACGGATACGAGCAGCGCAACCTCGCCGAGCAGCGGCACCCGACCCGGTTCGAACTCGACCAGGTCGCGACGGACCGCCAGGTCTACCTGATGAACGCCTCCGGTCACGGCGGCGTCGTCAACAGCTTCACGTTCGAGACGTTCGGCATCACGCGCGACACCCCCGACCCCGAGGGCGGCGAGTTCTTCCGCGACGCGGACGGCGAGCTCACCGGCGAGCTGTCGGACGCCGCGTGCAACATCCTCACCGGCGTCCACGGGGTGAAGATCGGGCACCACGGCCCCAACTTCCACCTGGGGGACGCCCCGGAGGAGCACGTCCGGCAGCTGGCGACGGCGCAGCGCGAGTTCCTGGAGGGAGGCGTCACCACGATCGGCGACGCCCAGGTCTCCCGCCGCGAGTTCGACACCTACCTCCGGCTGGCCGAGCGCAAGGGACTGCACCTGCGCGCCTCCCTGTACCTGCTCTCGCACCTCCTCGACGACGCGTTGGAGATCGGGCTCCACGGCCAGTTCGGCAACGCTCAGCTGAGCGTCGCGGGCATCAAGCTGTACGCCGACGGGACCCTCGGCGGCTGGACCGCCTACTTCCCGGACGGGTACGTGGGCGACCCGTGCCGCACCGGGCAGCTCTATCACGAGCCGGCCGAGTACGCGGCGCTGATCGCGCGGGCGCACGCCGCGGGCCTCCAGACGGCCACCCACGCGCAGTCGCCCACCGCCATCGAGATGGTCGTCTCGGCGATCGAGGAGGCGCAGTCGGCCGTTCCGCGGCCGGACGCGCGGCACCGGATCGAGCACTGCGGCCTCCCGACGCCCGAGCAGATCGAGCGCATGGCGGTGGCGGGAATCCGCCCGGTGAACCAGCCCCAGCACTACTACAACTGGGGCGAGGGAGTGGAGGACGCCATCGGCACGCCCGGCGAGCGCTTCAACCCGCTCGGAGAGTTCGTGCGGGCCGGTGTGCCCGTGACGCTCTCGTCGGACGCTCCCGTGGCGCAGCCGCGACCGCTCGAGGCGATCCAGGTCGCGGTCACGCGGGTCACCCGCCGCGGGCACAAGCTCGGGCCGGACGATCTGCGGATCGACGTCGCGACAGCGCTCCGCGGCCACACGATCGAGGGCGCGCGGTCGATCGGGCGGGAGGACGACCTCGGCTCGCTGGAGGTCGGCAAGCGCGCCGACTTCGCGGTGCTCTCGGCGGACCTCGACGAGGTGCCCGCCGAGGAGATCGGCGCCATCCGCGTGCTCGAGACCTGGATCGACGGGGTCCGTCGCCACAGCCTCGCCGTCGTCGCCGCGGGCAGCCTCTCGTGA